GATCGGCGATTTCCTGGGCCTTGGCCAGCTCTTCAGGCGACATTTTAGCCCGAGTGACCGGATTTCCCACGAGGCCCTTCCAACCGGTCAAATCTTTCCCATTAAACAGGGCCACAAAACCGGGGGGCGGCACGTTGTTTTCGCCAGGTTCCGCCGCCAGGGCCACACCTACCATCCCAGTCAGGATGCTACTCAGAATCAGCAAGCTGAAAAATCGCATGACCTTCTCCTTTCGTGATTGACTGACAGTGTCCCCCGTAAACGCGATGTTCTCGCACAAAGCACCGATTCTTACCGTCGGCCCAAAGCATTGACCCCCACTTGGCTGGCTGCCATTCTAGCCGAGTCGGCGGACATGATCACGAGATGCCGTCAACCATCCGGATCGTCAACGGTTGCGTCGGACCGTACCTTCGCCTCCATAGTACGGTGCGCGGTCCCAGTAATCGGTGTCGCCCAGTGCCCGGGGGTCTCCCGTCGAGACCATCCAGTCGCGCAGTTTGGCTTTCAGTTCGTTCTCGACCTGGGCAAGTTCCGGTTTTCCCGATAGATTGTGCATCTCGCCGGGGTCCGCCTGGAGATCGTAGAGCTCGAATTCGGGCCGTTTGGCTCCGGCTGCCGCAAGGAAGAACGGGCGGATTGCCGGGTCGTCTTTGCGTGCGAGCATCTCTGACCAGGTGGGCGAGCCATCGATATCGCCGTAGTCCCGCCCCACGCTTTCCTCCGGTGGATTGCCAGCCGGCCAGAGCTGCGGGCGCAAATTCCAGATCAGATGCCAGCGTTCCGTAATGATGGAACGGATTGGATAACTCGCGTTGTTGGGTCGGGTGCAGGTGTGGCGTTCGCGTTCTGTAAACACGTGATCGCGTGAAGGATCCACCCGCCCCGACTGGTTGGACAGCAGGATGTTCAGGAAACTCCTGCCGGTCATCTCAGGAAGCGGCTCCAAACCTGCCGCCTCGAGGATTGTGGGAGCTACGTCGGTCAGCGAGATAAAATCGTCCACGATCCGGCCACCCGGCACGCGGGCCCGCCAGCAGATTGCCAGCGGCACGTGGGTACCCGCATCGTAACACGTCGCCTTAGCCTTGGGAAACGGCATCCCGTTGTCGCCAGTCACGATGATGAGGGTGTTATCGAGGCGACCGCTCTTTTCGAGCAATGCCAGAGCTTCGCCCAGCTCTCGATCGAAACGTTCCACCTCAAACAGATAGTCGGCAATATCACTTCGCACGATAGGCGTATCGGGGAGAAACGGCGGCACACGGACCCGTTTGGGGTCGATGCCGGCTGCCTCGCCCGAACCCTTTTCGTATGGTCGGTGGGGATCAGATGTCCCAAACCAGAAGCAGAAAGGTTTATCAGGCGGGACAGTTTTCAGAAACTGTTCAAAGCTTTTGAAGGAGGGACCTGCCGGATTCCGCTTTCTTCCCGTCCCTTCCAGGGAGCCGGGGCCCCAGCCTTTGCGCATGCTGCCGATGACGTAGTCGTTTTCTTCCAGAACATCGGGATAGCAGCGGAATTTGGCCATCAGACGGCTGTGCAGATTGGCACCCTCTTCCAGTCGATGCGAGGCCTGTCCGGTCAAGAGCGCTCCGCGAGACGCCGTGCAGGTCGGGGCATTCACGTGAGCGCGGGTGAAAAGCACACCTTCCCGGGCGATGCGGTCGAACGTGGGGGTCCGCGCCGCCGGATCGCCGTAGGCTCCAGCATGCGGCCAGGCCCAGTCATCAGCAATCGCCAGCAAGATGTTGGGACGTTCCGCCGGGCGCTCTTCCCCAAGGCCCGTGCTGGAAAACAACGGCACTGTCTGAAAGCCGGCAACAATCAGCAGCAAGTTGCCGATCATGCCGAAAAACCACCGTTGGATGTTGACGTGACTCATCGCTGAGATCTCCTCCCCAAAATTAACACTCGCCGCGTTGGGTCGGCGAAATCCGAGTTTAACGACCCTGGGAACTCCGCAGGGTGTACATAACGGATGCGATATCCCGAGCGGCCTGAATGATCTCGGGATAGGGTGTATCACACACGTCGAGAAAGCCGATCTGGTAGTTCTCACCGTCACCCCGACCGGTGGTGGCCTGATCCATAAGCTGGAACCAATGCGTGCCCACAATCTGCGGATGGAGCAAGGCGCTTTTCACGTACCGACGATAACATTCCGCGCGGTCTGCCTGATCAGCGGCTTCGCGGAGTCCCGTGTGGAACATCCCCCGGTCCAAGGCCCCGAAGTGAAATTCTCCGATGATCACGGGTTTATCAATTCCGTCGGGCAGACGGAGCGAGGCCACACTGACGTCATAGCGGTTGAAGCTGATAACATCGCAGTACAAGGCTGCGGCACGAATTGCCCGATCGTT
This is a stretch of genomic DNA from Thermogutta terrifontis. It encodes these proteins:
- a CDS encoding sulfatase, producing MSHVNIQRWFFGMIGNLLLIVAGFQTVPLFSSTGLGEERPAERPNILLAIADDWAWPHAGAYGDPAARTPTFDRIAREGVLFTRAHVNAPTCTASRGALLTGQASHRLEEGANLHSRLMAKFRCYPDVLEENDYVIGSMRKGWGPGSLEGTGRKRNPAGPSFKSFEQFLKTVPPDKPFCFWFGTSDPHRPYEKGSGEAAGIDPKRVRVPPFLPDTPIVRSDIADYLFEVERFDRELGEALALLEKSGRLDNTLIIVTGDNGMPFPKAKATCYDAGTHVPLAICWRARVPGGRIVDDFISLTDVAPTILEAAGLEPLPEMTGRSFLNILLSNQSGRVDPSRDHVFTERERHTCTRPNNASYPIRSIITERWHLIWNLRPQLWPAGNPPEESVGRDYGDIDGSPTWSEMLARKDDPAIRPFFLAAAGAKRPEFELYDLQADPGEMHNLSGKPELAQVENELKAKLRDWMVSTGDPRALGDTDYWDRAPYYGGEGTVRRNR